DNA from Synechococcus elongatus PCC 6301:
AATCACCCCTGCTTCCATGAACAGCTTGGCGACTTCGCCAATACGACGAATATTTTCTTGGCGATCGCTATCGGAAAACCCAAGATCCGCACAAAGGCCGTGGCGGACATTATCGCCATCGAGGACAAAGGTGCGGCAGCCCCGCTCAAACAGCTGTGCCTCAACCGCATGGGCCAAGGTCGATTTACCCGACCCCGATAGACCTGTAAACCACAGAATCACACCGCGATGACCGTTGAGTCGCTCACGATCGCTGCGGGTAATTGTCGCATCGTGCCAAACGACATTCCGACTCGCGGGATCAGCGATCATTCCTAACGCCTCAACGGATTTACAGCCCGTACTAGCCTATCAGCAAGCGGCAGCGGATCCAGTACCTTACGGTTTGCTCAACGCCAGTGACTGAGCACGGCCTGCTGTTCCGCCAAATGTTGCACCAGCCGCTGACTGACTACTTCGCAGAGTTCAAAGACCGTGGAGTCGCAGATTTCGTAGTAGACACAGCCCTGTCGCGGCGTCCGACTCACAACCCCCGCTTGGTGGAGCAGTTTGAGGTGTTTCGAGACATTAGCCTGCCCCAGCCCCGATGCCGCCACAATTTCAGAAACCGAGAGCGCACCTTCCTTCAGGGTGCACAGCACTTGCAACCGAGTCGACTCTGAAAGCAGCTTGAAGTAGTCGGCGACTTGCGCCAGAGCAGCAGAGTTCATGGACACAGGCAATTACGAAACTTTTTTATTCTATTATATTACCACTTAAGAATATTTTGATAAACTCATCATGTCAGCCAGAGGAACCGACTATGCTTTTCCGTCAGCTCTTCGATCGCGACACTTGGACTTACACCTACTTAATTGCCGATGAAGCCAGTGGTGAAGCCGCATTGGTGGATCCTGTTTTAGAACAGTGCGATCGCGATTTAGCGCTGCTGCAAGACCTGGGTCTGACGCTGAAGTTTTGCTTAGAAACTCATCTCCACGCTGACCACATCACCGCAGCTGGGCGGCTGCGGGAATTGACCGGCTGCGAAACTGTTGTACC
Protein-coding regions in this window:
- the cysC gene encoding adenylyl-sulfate kinase, whose protein sequence is MIADPASRNVVWHDATITRSDRERLNGHRGVILWFTGLSGSGKSTLAHAVEAQLFERGCRTFVLDGDNVRHGLCADLGFSDSDRQENIRRIGEVAKLFMEAGVITLAAFVSPFRADRDRVRALVADGEYIEVYCQASLDICEQRDVKGLYAKARAGQIPEFTGISSPYEAPEAAELQIDTGSRSLEDCVAQVLDYLASQGIIPASDRA
- a CDS encoding ArsR/SmtB family transcription factor, which gives rise to MNSAALAQVADYFKLLSESTRLQVLCTLKEGALSVSEIVAASGLGQANVSKHLKLLHQAGVVSRTPRQGCVYYEICDSTVFELCEVVSQRLVQHLAEQQAVLSHWR